TCGCTATTGCCGTTTCAAGAGGGAGAGCTCCCTGTGAAGTATTTGGGAGTGCCGCTTATATCTACTAAGCTTATGTATAAGGATTGCAAGATTCTTGTGGACCGGGTAGATAAAAAGATCGATCATTGGATGAATAAAACTCTTTCTTTTGCGGGTAGACTTCAACTGATTAAATCAGTCATATCGGCTATGCATATTTATTGGGCATCTGTATTTATGCTTCCGGCGCGTATTATTGGTGATATTGAAAAGCGTATGCGGAATTTTCTATGGAGCGGGGGGCTGAATAAAGTTAGCCATCCTAAAGTGGCATGGAAAAATGTTTGTCTTCCTAAGACGGAAGGGGGATTGGGTATTCGAAGGATCCAGGATATGAATAAAGCTCTTCTCGCTAATCATGTTTGGAGTATTTTGCTTAAAAGGGAGTCGCTGTGGGTTAAATGGGTCCATTCTTACAGGATTAAGGGTAAGAATTTTTGGGATATACCGTTTCGGGGCAGCATGACTTGGGGGTGGCGGAAAATTCTTAAGCTTCGTGATTCTATTCGTCAGTTTACTTGGTATGAGATTGGTAATGGCCGGAGCACGAATGCATGGCATGATAACTGGTGTAATCATAGTCCTTTGGGAGTCTTCATTACGCCAAGACGCATACATGGGGCGGGGTTTAATATGAGCTCTAAAGTTGCGGATCTTGTCAGTCACCGTAGTGAGTGGATATGGCCTAGCTCGTGGCTTCAGTTATATCCGGGTTTGATGAGCCTTGTGCCGCCTATTGTGAACCAAAATGTTCCGGATAGGTTGTTATGGAAGGATAGATATGCTAAGCATAGGGAGTTCAGTACATATGAAGCTTGGGATAACGTTCGTTCGCGTGGGGAAGAGGTTCATTGGGCTGAGCTGGTGTGGTTCTCTCAGTGTATCCCGAGGCATTCGTTTCATATGTGGCTTGTTATAAAAAATAAGCTCAAAACTCAAGATCGGATGGGGATATGGGACGCAGGTAGTGCAACTAATTTAAACCTCATGTGTTGTCCGCTTTGCTGGAACGGTAAAGACTCTCGTGATCACTTATTTTTCCAATGCTCGTATGGGTTGCAAGTGTGGAATATGGTTAAAGATTTGGCGTACATGGAAACAGTCGATGCCAATTGGGATTCTATTATGAATTGGTTTTATCAAAATCCTTCGGGTAAGTCGTCAGAATTTTTAGTTGGTAAAATGGTTGTTGCGGCTTCAACTTATTTTATATGGCAAGAGAGGAACAATAGATTATTTTCTACAAAGCAGCGGGAGGCTACCTTGATTGCAAATATTATTCTCCATACGGTCCGCATGAAGTTGATGACGTTCAAGCCAGGGAGAGGATCCAAGAATCCGTTATTGCTAGAGCGGTGGAAGTTCCAAGTCAAGACTATGAGCATTGATCCAGGCTAGAGTGGATTTGTAGTCTTTGTGTGTCTTGTTGTTGCCATTGTTTCGGCTTCTGGTCGTCTTTTGATGtggttgtttttgttttgtttggtcGTGATTGCTTGTTGGTGTTTTTTGGTTTtgctagtcttggtatgccaaggCTAGCCCTAGTGTGCCTCTCTGGCCCACTCGTGTAATTCTTTATTCTttatataaaattcaccggggtaaccctttacccaaaaaacaAAACAAGTAGCGTGGAAATGCCCACACTAGTTCTCTCATGGGACAGCCCCCACGAGAGTAAACtccaaaaaaacacaaaaactaaACCACATCAAACAAAAACGACAACTAGACTATAATCTAGGTAAACATAAGAGAAACTTAATCAGCCTCCATCATCTTCCATCCGTGTTGAATATATCCCCCAAGATTCCAGCAATCTTCGAACATTAGAGCTCTCCTTAAACTTAACTCCCATTAGCTTATATCGAACTGTCTGCACGATTATGTCACTCAGGACGTCTGGGGGTCTCGTCTGGTTCTTGAATATTCTGGCATTTCGTTCCTGCCAGACAAAGTAGATCGAAGCTGCAACTATGAGCCGACTGATGAAGTTATTAACTGATTTTGAAGAAGCACGAGCCGCTAACCAGCTTACAATAGGATCCCATTCTGGCGAGACAGTATTCATACCCCCTTACCACGCACATTGATCCAAACTTGAGTGGAGTAATTGCATTCAAAGAACAGATGATTATGAGAATCATTATCCTCATAACACATAAGAcagcacatcatattcatgttttTCCTTCTCGACCAATCCCATTGCAGAATTATATCTTGAGTTAGAAGCTTACGACGAAAGACCAGCCACATGAAAAATGCATGCTTGGGAATACATTGAGTGAACCATACTAGCTTTGTCCAATCTACTTCCTCAGCACGCTCTCTAATAGAATGCCATGCCCGAGATGAAGAGTAGTCAGCTAAATCATTGCCATCGTTCCACAAGAGCTTATCAGATCGGCTAGATTCCAGCTGAAGATTATCAAGCTGGATTAAGACAGGATAAGAATCCCTCCACGCCTCAGGCCACCTCCAAGATCCGTTATCACAAATTTCCTGAACTGTAGATTTAATAGAAAAACCGGCATTTGAGATGGTTCTTGGAGTCAAAAAATTACCGAGCGGATCTAAATGGCTCCACCAGTCAAACCAAGCCGAAGTATTGCTTCCATTACCCAACTTAGACCAAATAAAATTCCTGATTAGAGGCCTAAGCTGTAATAACTTCCTCCAACTACAACAAGTGGTCGCTACTGCCTTGCACGTCCAGAAGCTATGCCCTTTTAGCCTATACGAGTGGACCCAATCCACCCAAAGTGAGTCACGTTTAACCAGAATGCTCCAAATATGAGAAATCATTAGCGCTTTATTAACATCACCATGCATTGtcctttcatcatcatttgattttcatatcgattttcatatgatttcataaaggaaaacattttacaaggttcatggtTAAACACTTTTCAAACCACATGTCATGAATCCTGCATTCTGTTCTTAtggtggttgtcacctaaggacaAGTGACGgcattgttttatgactaaacgcaagtaaacttgcgttagggtcctaggaaggttatagtctaggtcaaagcattactaataacctaattccctataaccattggctctgataccaacttttctgtcacaccccgaccacgtaaaacaataaatcgtggcggaaacgtcggggagtgttgtaacaaaatcattgtttcacaaccatggatgaaacaatttcgttttatttaattaaatgtattacattacattggaaattgaaacaaaacataaacaaatagtctttcgttgttattaagtcaccaaggcctcgtccattcctatgtgagctgtgacaactgtgctctttaatcgatgaacaatgcaaaacaatgttaaaTATCAATAATataatgtgttttggtgttattatatgtgttttatgtgtttgatgatttcacaattcgattcgattcgatttcaagctttaaatcgctttctggaaaattATACGCAAagtggtgcgtaaacgtaatcagttaaacgcgacaaacacttcgggatagtgaaataggcttaacataccttaaataaccttcacataacttagaaataagttttgaatggtttggtgtgtcgaaaacaagattgttcgatcgcagggaacatttgtgtcaaactgcgaaactatactgatttgtatagtaactgtcacacccccaaaatccacacgcggagtaccaccgcttggaggcgtgacgtgaccaggatcaagccatcaatcatattgaacatagcataatataaataaaataattcgtaaaacccatttcaatacgattgatgttctaaaccaaacatagtatcaattgcggaagcgtaataatgaaaatccaaagtaaagttataagttcaattgtttagcATAAAGTCtacgatccgaatcccacaacgacccgctcctccatgtgcaagctccataagtacctaaggtcctgcaaggcatgcagcagagagtcaacaactagttgagcgagttcacagttaacagttcagtaatagtatagtgtgagtaacagaatgttcgttcgtttatatcatgtatcatatttccatcgcggcctcccaggcaggtatgcgaagattaggggataaCTATCcaaagtattctagactaggtttatccgtatcgcggcctaccaggcaggtgtgtgAAGAATAacaagtttagttcgcggccttcctaaggcaggtgtgcgaagaatagtaagtttagttcgcggccttcctgaggcaggtgtgcgaagtcagtcataatatcgcggccaaccattggcaggtgtgcgaagatcagttcaataagggttactagtctagtcgtattcttatcgttaggttctatcagtTAAGTACGTACAATAatccatcaaatcccattcccacccgggaaccccatgccttggctgtgtgaactcaccttggtttgctcggtatgctaagttaagtgctcacaGTTTATCAGTCGAGTCCTATATTATGCACGTATGTTCAGTCAGTACATGTTCGTAATGTTTCTCATGCAACTTGCATCACAGTATTATCCCCaagtgtgtttggcagttaaTCATCATATATCACATAAGCAGTTAATCAAGTTCGTGAAATTTCAGCTTTACATAAATGTTTCTCACAGTTTGTTCTAACATGTGTATTCATTAATATACATGACAAAGTTAACCACTTAACAGGATTATCAAACACAACAGGAATAGTAAACTGACAGAGTTTGACAACTAGTAGAGTTAACAGAAGTGACGGATCACCGTTCAGAATATATGACTAAAACACATGCAACGAAATCATATTCTGGCGAAATCACAAGGCATGGCGAAAACACTTAGTGGGCCGAAAATACTAGATGGGCCGAAATCACTTATAGCCGAAAACTCTCTTGGGCGAAAACACTGTAGAACGAAAACACTTGTTGGGCCGAAAACACAACTGGGCCGAAATCATaacttgggccgaaaacacttatGTGTTTTCGTTGAGAACAGGGATTTCGTGGGGGTTTTGGTTGAACATGAGGTGTGACGAAAACACAAAGGGTTTTCGTCTGACCCTTGTGTTTTGTGGTGTCTGTGATTTCGCTGATctcaatcatcatcaacaacagttaCGTATTACAGCAACAACCCTAACCAGATTCTAGCAGTTTATACAATCAGTTGCAATCATTATTCTATCATAACAGGCACACACGATCGATATTATTAACCAATATATATAACAGTTAACATACGAAATCATCAACATCAGGCGCCCATGATCGATTACATAATCCTATCTACATGACGGTATCCAAAGCAACACATCATATCAACAATATAGTTTACGCATTTAGATCGGACCACAAGCGACCACCGATATATCATGTAGACAGATAACATATATAAGAGATATCATACAACATAATCAGTAATCAAAAATCAGTACAACTAGGCATGCGATAGAAGGGAATTTTATTCAATACATgaaacatcatactaaccgaaaATAGAGAAGGAATAAGGAAAAGCTTCACGAAAAGAATTGTTGCCGTCACACAGAAAACAAGGACTCTAGGGTTTGCCGATTGCAAAAACTGTTCGTATAGTTTGGAAGCTGACATTTAAAACTAAAAGctattgggccaaagcccatttggTTTTCGTTGGCAAGCAAGTGGACGAAAACACTAAGGTGTTTTCACCAACATGGTGTTTTCGTGGGTGGGGGTTGGGATATTCGGCTACGGTTCCAATTTAACAGTGAGTTATAACATCAAATATGTTATTAACCCATACTCAATTATGATGCACACCCAATTTATACAACACACTTAATAACCTACTAAATACACATCAGATATAAAGTATCATCCACAATACGCTTTAAGATATTACCAacgtgtacagttgtgaaacaaCAAGTCGTGTAAAACAAACAATCTAAATAataacgtgtaataaatgcgaagatagaaaatcgtggaaattcgagttgtcacattatcc
The Helianthus annuus cultivar XRQ/B chromosome 6, HanXRQr2.0-SUNRISE, whole genome shotgun sequence genome window above contains:
- the LOC110944990 gene encoding uncharacterized protein LOC110944990; its protein translation is MHGDVNKALMISHIWSILVKRDSLWVDWVHSYRLKGHSFWTCKAVATTCCSWRKLLQLRPLIRNFIWSKLGNGSNTSAWFDWWSHLDPLGNFLTPRTISNAGFSIKSTVQEICDNGSWRWPEAWRDSYPVLIQLDNLQLESSRSDKLLWNDGNDLADYSSSRAWHSIRERAEEVDWTKLVWFTQWGMNTVSPEWDPIVSWLAARASSKSVNNFISRLIVAASIYFVWQERNARIFKNQTRPPDVLSDIIVQTVRYKLMGVKFKESSNVRRLLESWGIYSTRMEDDGG